In Dyadobacter sp. NIV53, a single window of DNA contains:
- a CDS encoding FAD-dependent oxidoreductase, translated as MLGCGTVGIATARLLQESGCDVTIYTKDVPPNITSNLATGTWSPASRVCDVKVAKPEFQKTWEEATRYSFRRFQFLLGMDEIACWAEEYGVFEKEPAYIPGAGGEDFEAHGLIPDRVKLSEKEHPFNAGHVTRRTNLMFNIPSYLRHHLNDFLMFGGKVKIQEIKKLEDIDALPERVIVNCMGLGAKPVFNDAELTPVSGQLSCLIPQADINYKLYTNGANFISRKDGIYIGSNGIVGNWDTTPSKEQTEKTVGILQKLMQEMKG; from the coding sequence TTGCTGGGATGCGGTACAGTTGGGATTGCTACTGCGCGTTTATTACAGGAAAGCGGATGTGATGTTACGATTTATACCAAAGATGTTCCGCCGAATATTACCAGCAACCTGGCAACAGGGACCTGGTCTCCGGCTTCCCGGGTTTGTGATGTGAAAGTCGCCAAACCTGAGTTTCAGAAAACCTGGGAAGAAGCGACACGTTATTCATTCCGTCGTTTTCAGTTTCTTTTGGGAATGGATGAAATTGCCTGCTGGGCAGAGGAATATGGCGTGTTTGAAAAAGAACCGGCATATATTCCTGGCGCAGGAGGAGAAGATTTTGAAGCACACGGACTCATACCGGACCGTGTAAAACTGAGTGAAAAAGAACATCCTTTCAACGCCGGACATGTAACCCGGAGAACGAATCTGATGTTTAACATACCGTCATATCTGAGGCACCATCTCAATGATTTTCTGATGTTTGGCGGGAAAGTGAAAATTCAGGAAATTAAAAAGCTGGAAGATATCGACGCGTTGCCCGAAAGAGTAATTGTAAATTGTATGGGGCTGGGTGCAAAACCGGTTTTCAATGATGCAGAATTAACGCCTGTATCCGGACAGCTTTCCTGTCTTATCCCGCAGGCTGATATCAATTACAAATTGTATACTAATGGTGCCAATTTCATATCACGCAAAGATGGAATTTATATCGGAAGTAATGGAATTGTAGGCAATTGGGATACAACACCAAGTAAAGAACAAACCGAAAAAACCGTAGGCATTCTCCAGAAACTCATGCAGGAGATGAAAGGGTAG
- a CDS encoding DUF1398 domain-containing protein, which produces MENITLTEDLIVSAEKRAAGQPYPYLVKNLKALGIDNYIVKVSTHKRTYNATNGEKLIIAGDMPEYECAETFELEAVKAAVKRTQDGLTDYPTFLREIGDAGIHTYVADITGMKVIYQGPNSEYEYEEVIPAI; this is translated from the coding sequence ATGGAAAATATAACATTGACAGAAGATCTTATCGTATCTGCTGAAAAAAGAGCTGCGGGACAACCATACCCTTATCTTGTAAAAAACCTAAAAGCTCTGGGTATTGACAATTACATTGTAAAAGTAAGCACTCATAAACGCACTTATAATGCAACCAATGGCGAAAAACTGATTATTGCCGGTGATATGCCCGAGTACGAATGTGCTGAAACTTTTGAACTGGAAGCTGTAAAAGCAGCAGTAAAAAGAACACAGGACGGACTGACGGATTATCCTACATTTTTAAGGGAAATAGGAGATGCGGGGATACACACTTATGTGGCTGATATAACCGGTATGAAGGTCATTTATCAGGGCCCGAATTCTGAATATGAATACGAAGAAGTTATTCCTGCAATTTAA
- a CDS encoding DUF421 domain-containing protein yields MKEIFEWERLLTNELPLVFVFEVIFRSAIMFTIVLVALRATGKRGVKQLSIFETVIIIALGSAAGDPMFYEDVGILPALVVFTTVILLYRGVTWLTGKSIWFEKLVEGETVCLIKEGRFSISEFKKESLAQDEFFSELRLKSIEHLGQVKNAYLEPSGEVSVFFYDDKEVLPGLPLLPDLYKVKRKEIHVESCYACSFCGNVENLKPGTATCTNCKRDEWVLAIKTQRKA; encoded by the coding sequence ATGAAAGAAATATTTGAATGGGAACGGCTCCTGACCAATGAGCTACCCCTCGTTTTTGTCTTTGAAGTAATATTTCGCTCAGCAATCATGTTTACGATTGTACTTGTAGCATTACGCGCGACAGGAAAAAGGGGTGTAAAGCAATTATCCATTTTTGAAACTGTGATTATCATTGCACTGGGCTCAGCAGCAGGCGACCCGATGTTTTATGAAGATGTGGGTATTCTTCCCGCGCTGGTTGTGTTTACCACAGTCATTTTACTTTATCGCGGCGTAACATGGCTTACCGGTAAAAGTATATGGTTCGAAAAGCTGGTGGAAGGTGAAACGGTTTGCCTTATCAAAGAAGGAAGATTTTCTATCTCGGAATTTAAAAAAGAAAGCCTGGCCCAGGATGAATTTTTTTCAGAGCTCAGGTTAAAAAGTATTGAACATCTGGGACAGGTAAAAAATGCTTATCTGGAGCCTTCGGGAGAAGTCAGCGTATTTTTTTATGATGATAAAGAAGTTTTGCCCGGGCTTCCGCTATTACCCGATTTATATAAAGTTAAAAGGAAGGAAATTCATGTTGAAAGCTGCTATGCCTGCTCTTTTTGCGGAAATGTTGAAAATTTGAAACCCGGGACTGCGACTTGTACGAATTGCAAAAGAGATGAATGGGTACTTGCAATTAAAACACAAAGGAAAGCCTGA
- a CDS encoding DUF4249 domain-containing protein: protein MKLFQFVILFFILGISACDSLVTEVSPDNLPDIQSKLVVQSFISPQASRTIVAVTESIPLFGESEAGTGAIKNALVRISDGVKKATIPFDTATNLYSITKEKFEIVAGKTYTLIVSDGKRTVTSTCKVPLKQTVAKTYVVDTTYSNNGFDQDTILTIKMTWQDIPVDTNYYRIRATVDLEYSIPDGTNAANFKEKRVTNRFNFRWDDTIGRNDFQSDANLDGAIFSSAIGRSTLPSVQIYDYGNGNRFVVYPKSKILAITFNIENTDATYFKYHRSLELSGNENPFSEPTLIYNNIEGGLGCFAAYNTGSVVYKP from the coding sequence ATGAAACTGTTTCAATTCGTAATCCTGTTTTTCATACTAGGTATTTCAGCCTGCGATTCGCTGGTCACAGAAGTGTCTCCGGATAATCTGCCTGACATACAATCCAAATTAGTAGTACAGTCATTCATTTCTCCCCAGGCGTCGCGGACCATTGTCGCAGTTACAGAATCCATCCCGTTGTTTGGCGAATCTGAGGCTGGTACCGGCGCGATAAAAAACGCATTGGTCAGAATTTCTGATGGTGTCAAAAAAGCAACTATTCCTTTTGATACAGCTACCAATCTTTACAGTATTACGAAGGAAAAGTTTGAGATCGTGGCTGGTAAAACTTATACCCTAATAGTCTCCGATGGCAAAAGGACTGTAACTTCTACCTGTAAAGTGCCACTTAAACAAACAGTTGCAAAAACGTACGTGGTCGATACGACTTATTCCAATAACGGATTTGACCAGGATACGATACTTACGATTAAAATGACCTGGCAGGATATTCCGGTTGATACCAATTATTACCGTATACGTGCCACTGTGGATCTTGAGTATAGTATTCCGGACGGCACGAACGCTGCAAATTTCAAGGAAAAACGCGTTACAAACAGGTTTAATTTCAGATGGGATGATACCATTGGACGAAACGATTTCCAGAGCGATGCAAATCTGGACGGAGCTATTTTCTCCTCAGCTATCGGCAGAAGTACGCTCCCTTCCGTACAAATATATGATTATGGCAACGGTAACAGATTTGTTGTTTATCCTAAAAGTAAAATACTGGCAATTACTTTTAACATAGAAAATACCGACGCGACCTACTTTAAATATCACCGCTCACTGGAGTTAAGCGGCAACGAAAACCCGTTTTCTGAACCCACGCTGATCTATAACAACATTGAAGGCGGCCTTGGCTGCTTTGCTGCATATAATACAGGAAGTGTGGTTTACAAGCCATAA
- a CDS encoding low specificity L-threonine aldolase — MIIDLRSDTVTKPTSQMKEAMWSAEVGDDVMGDDPTVNALQEKAARLFGMEDALFCPSGTMTNQLAIRVHTQPGSDVICDKHSHIYLYEGGGIMLNSFSSVKLMDGDRGRLTAAQVAEAISPENDIHSTITRLVSLENTMNKGGGSYYDINEIKSIKQVCLDKKIPLHLDGARLFNALAETGELPVQYGQVFDSISICLSKGLGCPVGSLLIGSTQAITKARRFRKLMGGGWRQAGFLAAAGIYALDHHVERLKEDHIRARAIGDIFLKKSEVTELFPVDTNIVIIRLEEQISETDYVQKLAGKGIKAVTFGKNLVRFVTHHDFTDNHLEEMRKRLA, encoded by the coding sequence ATAATCATAGACCTGCGTAGTGATACAGTTACAAAGCCAACTTCACAAATGAAGGAAGCTATGTGGTCGGCAGAGGTAGGAGACGACGTAATGGGTGATGATCCGACTGTCAATGCATTGCAGGAGAAAGCTGCACGGCTTTTTGGTATGGAAGACGCCCTTTTTTGCCCGTCGGGAACGATGACTAACCAGTTGGCTATCAGGGTACATACGCAGCCTGGAAGTGATGTTATCTGTGATAAGCATTCGCATATATATCTGTATGAAGGAGGAGGGATTATGCTCAATTCTTTTTCGTCTGTTAAATTAATGGATGGCGACCGTGGCCGGTTAACAGCTGCACAGGTTGCAGAAGCGATCAGCCCGGAAAACGATATTCATTCGACTATTACGCGTCTTGTTTCACTTGAAAATACGATGAATAAAGGCGGCGGGTCTTACTATGATATTAATGAGATTAAATCCATAAAGCAGGTTTGTCTGGACAAAAAGATACCATTACATCTGGATGGGGCACGTCTTTTCAATGCATTAGCTGAAACCGGGGAACTCCCGGTACAATATGGGCAGGTGTTCGACAGTATCAGTATTTGTTTATCAAAAGGCCTGGGTTGCCCTGTCGGGTCTTTGCTGATCGGATCAACACAGGCAATTACCAAAGCACGGCGTTTCAGGAAACTGATGGGTGGTGGCTGGCGTCAGGCGGGATTTCTTGCTGCGGCAGGGATCTACGCATTAGATCATCATGTTGAACGCCTGAAAGAAGATCATATCCGTGCCCGTGCAATCGGAGACATTTTCCTAAAGAAATCAGAAGTAACAGAGTTGTTTCCTGTTGATACCAATATTGTTATTATCCGTTTGGAAGAACAGATTTCTGAAACAGATTACGTTCAAAAACTGGCCGGAAAGGGGATTAAAGCAGTTACATTCGGGAAAAATCTGGTTCGTTTTGTAACACACCATGATTTTACTGACAATCACCTGGAAGAAATGAGAAAGAGGCTAGCTTAG
- a CDS encoding DUF6345 domain-containing protein, whose protein sequence is MELKLIERKSPFAEKAGSFGLNIGESEDRYGAHSIQEFPSIGERGRLNFTHADAQGFMDWYGNWNKGNFWFTDSGVQVWGYEESYDNWLDTYGMDSVVVFYHSGHGGMDGNGVFYAPLGGYWDNRIDAVSSNMVIGNEQLKYLFWSTCQSLKVSDVADVNPNLLSPISTWHNSNQGLRMIFGYQSNSVDNPNYGRYFGNNWNAGQKFSEAWLNASWAISHNQIPTATAMGSTPEEAQNILFNERYFEWGGVAKNWYWWRWGGFERPVFQLTNRQELPKKPEVLLFGAPIFDENYIKSMANELGFSKKERESFAIERNGNIILEGSDKQLTIDKDGRLLATLGDANYKNTTALDTDKAIAKAEDAIKQLNFDQQGADLVYDSVRVDKAQGGTTNGSGRIEDAYVTDTTVIFRQAHKDIKSINNNHGLVMMTYDNDGKLTRIHNSTRKVIGTTRNPQRVAPNPVKGEKKLEFRHLDDISLNLAFQQELEHVTGIKLGTSRSGQPLDTEVVDSKEGYDFSGSSGELVAHREYELNHGDVDGLPMQKIHRVRVPLFT, encoded by the coding sequence ATGGAATTAAAACTGATCGAAAGAAAATCACCTTTTGCTGAAAAAGCGGGAAGCTTTGGATTAAATATTGGTGAGTCAGAGGACAGGTACGGCGCACACAGTATCCAGGAGTTCCCTTCTATCGGCGAAAGAGGAAGGCTTAACTTTACACATGCTGATGCGCAAGGATTTATGGATTGGTATGGCAACTGGAACAAGGGAAATTTCTGGTTTACAGATTCCGGGGTACAGGTATGGGGTTACGAGGAATCTTATGACAACTGGCTGGATACTTATGGTATGGATTCAGTGGTTGTTTTTTACCATTCCGGCCATGGTGGTATGGACGGAAATGGCGTGTTTTATGCACCGCTGGGCGGTTACTGGGATAACCGGATTGACGCAGTTTCCAGTAATATGGTGATTGGCAATGAGCAATTGAAATACTTATTCTGGTCTACATGCCAGTCCCTAAAAGTATCCGATGTTGCAGATGTTAACCCAAACCTGTTAAGTCCGATCAGTACGTGGCATAACTCGAACCAGGGTTTGAGGATGATTTTTGGTTATCAGTCTAACAGCGTGGACAATCCTAATTATGGCCGTTATTTTGGGAATAACTGGAATGCAGGGCAGAAATTCAGTGAAGCGTGGCTGAATGCAAGCTGGGCGATATCACACAACCAGATCCCGACAGCTACTGCGATGGGCTCTACTCCAGAAGAAGCTCAGAACATTCTTTTCAACGAACGTTACTTCGAATGGGGAGGTGTTGCCAAAAACTGGTACTGGTGGCGCTGGGGCGGATTTGAAAGGCCTGTTTTCCAGCTTACCAACCGTCAGGAATTACCCAAAAAGCCGGAAGTGCTCCTTTTTGGCGCACCTATTTTTGATGAAAATTATATAAAATCAATGGCAAACGAACTGGGTTTTTCAAAAAAAGAACGCGAATCATTTGCTATTGAACGGAATGGAAATATCATTTTGGAGGGTTCAGATAAGCAACTAACTATTGATAAAGACGGTCGCCTGTTAGCTACATTGGGAGATGCGAATTATAAAAATACGACTGCCCTTGACACCGACAAAGCCATTGCAAAAGCCGAAGATGCGATTAAACAACTTAATTTTGACCAGCAGGGAGCTGATCTGGTATATGATTCTGTTCGTGTGGATAAAGCTCAGGGCGGAACAACCAATGGCAGCGGAAGAATAGAAGATGCATATGTAACCGACACAACTGTTATTTTCAGGCAGGCTCATAAGGATATTAAAAGCATTAATAATAACCACGGCCTGGTAATGATGACCTATGATAATGATGGAAAACTGACCCGTATCCATAACTCGACACGGAAAGTGATTGGTACAACGCGCAATCCGCAAAGGGTAGCTCCTAATCCTGTAAAGGGAGAGAAAAAACTGGAATTTAGACATCTGGATGACATTTCACTGAATCTGGCTTTTCAGCAGGAACTCGAACATGTTACAGGAATTAAGCTTGGAACCAGCCGCAGCGGACAACCACTGGATACGGAAGTAGTTGATTCAAAAGAAGGTTATGATTTTTCCGGAAGCAGCGGCGAACTGGTTGCACACCGGGAATATGAACTGAACCATGGAGACGTGGATGGTTTGCCCATGCAGAAAATCCACAGAGTGAGAGTTCCGTTATTTACCTGA
- a CDS encoding TonB-dependent receptor: protein MHVIFTLIFLLISVLASAQQRITISGYIKEKGSLEQLPGVNVYIPDTPYGAVTNSYGFYSLTIPAADSATVHYSFVGYEKAEHRISLSKDIQLNIILSTVNQLEEVTVSARREEDYVSRSAQMSQIEIPISQIKKIPAFFGEKDVLRVLQLMPGVQKGTEGQTGLYVRGGGPDQNLIILDDAIVYNANHLFGFFSIFNSDALKSVELTKGGFPARYGGRLSSVLEMNMKEGSKDKLHGEGGIGVISSRLTLEGPITKKSSFLISGRRTYIDFFAKPLIAQQQKGEDNQVKPGYYFYDLNAKMNYDFGQKDKLYISGYFGRDKFYANESSSTSVSKAGLDWGNATATMRWNHLLNQKLFVNTSFIFSNFNFGVSSYSNETNAGIDNDEFSLEYDSRIRDLGVKTDFDFYPSTKHAIKFGAQATFHKFIPSALAIAGTFIDTSIKRSVQPINTLEAGLYIEDTWQAMDALKMNAGFRLSSFQTETKTYIRPEPRFSAALRLAQDFSFKGSYAQMNQYVHLLSNTGLGLPTDLWVPTTDRVAPQQSRQVAIGFAKDLERPALSLTLEGYYKKMNHILNYKEGSSFLSINGENANELSWEDNVTAGKGWSYGTEFLIQKKTGKLSGWIGYTLSWTKWKFPELNFGKTFYPKYDRRHDLSVVGIYEIGKRITLSATWVYGTGNALTLPISKYTGYSDNFLSRINPNGTINTELRGRRVSEYGDKNSFRAEAFHRMDIALQIRKKKKRHERTWEFGIYNVYNRRNPFFYDISEDEVTNGTTTTTKNTLKKYSLFPLLPSFSYNFKF, encoded by the coding sequence ATGCACGTTATTTTTACCCTCATTTTTCTGCTTATTTCAGTACTGGCTTCTGCCCAGCAACGCATAACCATCAGCGGATATATCAAGGAGAAAGGAAGCCTGGAGCAATTGCCGGGTGTAAATGTATACATCCCTGATACACCCTACGGTGCCGTTACCAATTCATATGGTTTTTATTCCTTAACCATACCGGCTGCCGATTCAGCTACGGTTCATTATTCTTTTGTAGGTTATGAAAAAGCGGAACACCGGATAAGCTTGTCTAAAGATATTCAGCTCAATATCATACTTTCCACAGTTAATCAGTTGGAAGAGGTTACTGTTTCAGCGCGTCGCGAAGAGGATTACGTAAGCAGGTCGGCTCAGATGAGCCAGATTGAGATCCCAATATCACAGATAAAAAAAATACCTGCCTTTTTTGGTGAAAAAGATGTACTTCGTGTTTTGCAGCTGATGCCAGGCGTACAAAAAGGAACCGAAGGGCAAACCGGCCTGTATGTACGAGGCGGCGGGCCAGACCAGAACCTAATCATTCTTGACGATGCCATTGTGTACAATGCCAATCACCTTTTTGGTTTCTTTTCTATATTCAACAGCGATGCACTCAAAAGTGTGGAGCTAACCAAGGGAGGTTTTCCGGCTCGTTATGGCGGCCGCTTATCGTCGGTACTGGAAATGAATATGAAGGAAGGAAGCAAGGACAAACTGCATGGTGAAGGTGGAATCGGTGTTATTTCTTCCCGGCTGACTTTGGAAGGGCCGATTACTAAAAAATCATCTTTCCTCATATCAGGGAGGCGTACATACATAGATTTTTTTGCCAAACCTCTTATCGCTCAGCAACAAAAAGGTGAAGACAATCAGGTAAAGCCCGGTTATTATTTTTATGACCTGAACGCAAAAATGAATTACGATTTTGGCCAGAAAGACAAACTTTATATCAGTGGCTATTTTGGCCGGGATAAATTTTACGCCAATGAAAGCAGTTCGACTTCTGTGTCCAAAGCCGGGCTCGACTGGGGAAATGCAACGGCAACCATGCGCTGGAATCACCTGCTCAACCAAAAATTGTTTGTCAATACCTCTTTCATTTTCAGCAATTTCAATTTCGGGGTTTCAAGTTATTCAAATGAAACCAATGCCGGAATTGACAATGATGAGTTTAGCCTGGAATACGATTCACGAATCCGGGATCTGGGCGTTAAAACTGATTTTGACTTTTATCCTTCTACCAAACATGCCATAAAATTTGGTGCACAGGCTACTTTTCATAAGTTTATTCCATCCGCACTGGCCATTGCCGGTACTTTTATTGATACATCCATCAAGCGCTCAGTTCAGCCAATTAATACATTGGAAGCCGGACTGTATATTGAAGATACCTGGCAGGCAATGGACGCATTAAAAATGAATGCAGGATTCAGGTTAAGTTCTTTTCAGACAGAAACCAAAACTTATATCCGTCCTGAACCCCGGTTTTCTGCTGCTTTGCGCCTTGCACAGGATTTTTCTTTCAAAGGATCTTATGCACAGATGAACCAATATGTCCATTTACTATCCAATACCGGCCTCGGCCTGCCTACCGACCTTTGGGTGCCAACTACCGACCGCGTTGCTCCACAACAGTCCAGACAGGTTGCGATTGGTTTTGCAAAAGATCTGGAAAGACCAGCCCTTTCTCTGACTCTGGAAGGTTATTATAAGAAAATGAACCACATTCTCAATTACAAAGAAGGATCTTCATTTTTGAGCATTAATGGAGAAAATGCCAATGAATTAAGCTGGGAAGACAATGTTACAGCCGGAAAAGGGTGGTCATACGGAACGGAATTCCTGATCCAGAAAAAAACAGGGAAACTTTCGGGCTGGATTGGCTACACCTTATCGTGGACTAAATGGAAATTTCCTGAACTCAATTTTGGCAAAACATTTTACCCAAAATATGACCGGCGCCACGACCTTTCTGTTGTTGGCATCTACGAAATCGGGAAAAGAATCACATTATCGGCTACCTGGGTATACGGAACCGGAAATGCTCTTACTTTACCAATTTCTAAATACACCGGTTACAGCGATAATTTCCTGAGCCGGATTAACCCGAACGGAACAATTAATACCGAATTGCGGGGCCGGAGAGTAAGCGAGTATGGCGACAAGAACAGTTTCCGTGCAGAAGCATTTCACAGGATGGACATTGCCCTTCAGATTCGCAAGAAAAAGAAAAGGCACGAACGGACATGGGAATTCGGAATTTACAATGTCTACAACCGGCGAAATCCATTTTTCTATGATATATCAGAAGATGAGGTGACAAACGGTACGACGACAACCACGAAAAACACACTGAAAAAGTATTCCCTTTTCCCCTTACTTCCTTCGTTCAGTTATAACTTCAAGTTTTAA